A region from the Stutzerimonas stutzeri genome encodes:
- a CDS encoding MFS transporter — translation MPPSKNEVAIDTLEFRQSWKILILAVAGVAISINAALLYGFGTLVVPLGDAFGWSKSELQASITFLFGGAVISLQLVGWFNLRYGMKRVTVASLLLLSLGYLATTLLTGSIWSLYFAFAALPILGMGALAVTWTQLISLWYDRNRGLALAIGLSGTGITAATIPPLMAWGIGQWDWRAAFIILALLNLLVLLPLILLWFKVPGAAGAQSDKREADLQKLPGMSFRKGMTSRKFWTCNLALGLVISSIVGMVTSTVPMLQSRGLSASDANLIFSGFGFSLIFGRMLIGYLLDRMWPPGISAISLALPAIGCAIYLSGTGEFSSLLLAAVLVGFGAGAEFDIAAFLIARYFGLREYGRLFGVHQGLNTVASALAPLLFAYMLSTTGNYNAMLFYSAACCIVGPLLLLTLGRTPRFASLPMLTHP, via the coding sequence ATGCCCCCTTCGAAGAACGAAGTGGCGATCGATACCCTCGAATTTCGCCAGAGCTGGAAAATACTGATTCTCGCCGTGGCGGGCGTCGCAATCAGTATCAACGCGGCACTTCTCTATGGCTTCGGTACCCTCGTCGTACCGCTGGGCGATGCCTTTGGCTGGAGCAAGAGTGAGCTTCAAGCAAGCATCACCTTTCTGTTCGGTGGCGCGGTCATTTCGCTGCAGCTAGTCGGCTGGTTCAACCTTCGCTACGGCATGAAGCGGGTCACCGTCGCTTCCCTGCTGCTGCTCTCTCTCGGCTACCTAGCAACCACGTTGCTCACTGGATCTATCTGGTCGCTGTATTTCGCTTTCGCCGCACTACCCATTCTTGGCATGGGTGCGCTGGCAGTCACCTGGACCCAATTGATCAGCCTGTGGTACGACCGCAACCGTGGGCTGGCTCTGGCGATCGGGTTGTCCGGCACAGGCATCACGGCCGCAACCATTCCCCCATTGATGGCCTGGGGGATCGGCCAATGGGACTGGCGCGCCGCGTTCATAATTCTAGCTTTGCTCAATCTGCTGGTACTGCTTCCGCTTATCCTACTGTGGTTTAAGGTTCCAGGCGCTGCCGGGGCCCAGTCAGACAAAAGGGAGGCCGATCTACAGAAACTGCCCGGCATGTCCTTCCGCAAAGGTATGACCTCGCGAAAGTTCTGGACCTGCAACCTCGCGCTCGGGCTGGTGATTTCCTCGATCGTGGGAATGGTCACCAGCACGGTACCGATGCTGCAGTCCAGAGGGTTGTCGGCAAGCGATGCGAATTTGATCTTCAGCGGCTTTGGCTTTTCGCTTATTTTCGGTCGCATGCTGATCGGCTATTTACTCGACCGTATGTGGCCGCCCGGAATATCGGCCATCAGCCTGGCGCTTCCAGCCATCGGATGTGCGATCTATCTCAGCGGAACGGGGGAGTTTTCTTCATTGCTGCTGGCCGCCGTGCTTGTCGGTTTTGGCGCCGGGGCGGAGTTCGATATAGCTGCATTCCTGATCGCACGCTATTTCGGGCTGCGCGAATACGGCCGGCTGTTCGGCGTGCATCAAGGCTTGAATACCGTGGCCTCAGCGCTCGCCCCGTTGCTATTCGCCTACATGCTGAGCACTACTGGAAACTACAACGCCATGCTGTTCTATTCAGCGGCCTGCTGCATCGTTGGCCCGCTGTTGCTGCTTACATTGGGTCGAACACCGCGCTTTGCCTCGTTGCCCATGCTGACCCATCCCTGA
- a CDS encoding methyl-accepting chemotaxis protein, whose amino-acid sequence MPTLGRFTIGAKLLLLPLFFIVSLVVLSGVAYQGLEKQQAVIDEIDQLRFQQYKRVLETSAASQAAMINAYAMVVRILESNGQASSEELEFYLEEMDLSSAEMLGLLDTAAKETRLAEDEQAAYQTVREQAEIYARGLADMKQAALSYPPQAVSLLGIVRSDFNSLSGQFSRLLTLQEELTSAAFTGASDRVKTVVEVLVGVLLAAIAVSLLASVMLRGQIVRSIRVIERASIKLRDGDLTQRVRIIGRDEIAHTGQAFNELIESFQQALRRVAGVAAAVGASAEELVVTSTQVAQSSASQSSAVTEVSATVEQMSAGIASISSHAQKLRSSADASLKGAEAGHSTLTRLLGEIESVRQAFAAIRVSVGDFVESTSAITASITQVKELSAQTNLLALNAAIEAARAGESGRGFSVVADEVRNLAQRSALAANSINDLTLRLDDQSGVVDQALQAGTVALDDSSKLLVELESTLQQAAVLVGDSTRGVDEIARAVETQSEGGRDIASNVERIARMAGEGDAITHSVANAVAGLRELSQELNLAVSRFSFEPEAMECSKK is encoded by the coding sequence ATGCCAACCCTGGGCCGCTTCACCATTGGAGCGAAGCTCCTGTTGCTTCCTCTTTTTTTCATCGTCTCGCTGGTCGTCCTCTCGGGCGTCGCCTACCAGGGGCTGGAAAAGCAGCAGGCCGTGATAGATGAAATAGACCAGTTGCGATTTCAACAATACAAACGGGTTCTTGAAACGTCTGCGGCTTCCCAGGCGGCGATGATCAACGCGTACGCCATGGTGGTCCGAATTCTCGAGTCCAATGGGCAGGCTTCAAGTGAGGAGCTGGAGTTCTATCTGGAAGAGATGGATTTGAGTTCCGCTGAGATGCTAGGCCTGCTTGACACGGCGGCGAAAGAAACACGGCTTGCCGAGGATGAGCAGGCTGCTTACCAGACCGTGCGGGAACAAGCGGAAATTTATGCGCGCGGTTTGGCGGACATGAAACAGGCAGCCCTAAGCTACCCACCGCAAGCGGTATCGCTTCTTGGCATTGTACGTTCGGATTTCAACAGTCTTTCCGGGCAGTTCAGCCGCTTGCTGACCCTGCAGGAAGAGCTCACCTCCGCTGCGTTTACCGGCGCCAGCGACCGGGTGAAAACCGTAGTGGAAGTGCTCGTCGGCGTGCTGTTAGCTGCAATAGCGGTGTCCTTGCTGGCGAGCGTCATGTTGCGGGGCCAGATTGTCCGATCCATCCGTGTAATCGAGCGCGCGTCGATCAAGCTGCGCGATGGCGATCTGACTCAGCGTGTACGAATCATCGGTCGTGACGAAATCGCCCATACAGGCCAAGCGTTCAACGAGCTGATCGAGAGCTTTCAGCAGGCGTTGCGGCGCGTGGCGGGCGTGGCGGCAGCAGTGGGGGCTTCGGCGGAGGAGCTGGTTGTGACATCGACGCAGGTCGCGCAGAGTTCGGCCAGTCAATCCTCCGCAGTGACGGAGGTATCCGCTACGGTCGAGCAAATGAGCGCTGGCATCGCCTCGATATCGTCACATGCCCAGAAACTGCGCAGTTCCGCCGATGCCAGCCTGAAGGGGGCCGAGGCGGGGCACTCGACACTGACGCGACTGCTTGGAGAAATAGAAAGCGTGCGCCAGGCCTTCGCCGCCATCCGCGTTTCGGTGGGTGATTTCGTAGAGAGCACATCGGCAATCACTGCGAGCATCACGCAGGTAAAGGAATTGTCGGCTCAGACCAATCTTCTTGCTTTGAACGCGGCGATAGAGGCGGCGCGTGCAGGCGAGAGCGGGCGCGGCTTCAGCGTGGTTGCCGATGAGGTAAGGAATCTGGCGCAACGTTCCGCGCTGGCAGCGAATTCGATCAATGACCTCACCTTAAGGTTGGATGATCAGTCGGGAGTGGTCGACCAAGCGCTGCAAGCTGGTACGGTCGCGCTGGACGACAGCAGCAAGCTCCTCGTGGAACTTGAGAGCACACTGCAACAGGCAGCTGTGCTAGTAGGGGATTCGACACGCGGCGTGGATGAGATTGCAAGGGCAGTCGAAACTCAAAGTGAAGGCGGGCGTGATATCGCCTCGAATGTTGAGCGCATAGCGCGGATGGCTGGCGAGGGTGATGCGATTACTCACAGCGTTGCGAACGCTGTTGCGGGACTTCGCGAGCTTTCACAGGAACTGAACCTTGCGGTGAGCCGTTTCAGCTTTGAGCCTGAGGCGATGGAATGTTCAAAAAAATAA
- a CDS encoding ferredoxin — translation MSSEKVQFKVVADRSRCCGYGLCASVCPSIYKLDADGLVYLDSDLVPVELEEEAREGAAACPAEAIWLEEIK, via the coding sequence ATGAGTTCAGAAAAAGTACAATTCAAAGTGGTTGCCGACCGTAGCCGCTGCTGCGGATATGGTCTGTGCGCGTCCGTCTGCCCGAGCATCTACAAGCTCGATGCTGATGGCCTTGTGTATCTCGATAGCGACCTCGTTCCCGTAGAGCTCGAAGAAGAAGCCCGCGAGGGTGCAGCGGCTTGCCCCGCCGAAGCGATTTGGCTCGAAGAAATCAAATGA
- a CDS encoding SDR family NAD(P)-dependent oxidoreductase, which yields MVGRLQNKVALITGTGGGQGRAAALRFAQEGAIVVGCDFNGPAHEETAALMQEQGLRLYGMAPLDLGDHEQAKAWIDAAVAEHGRIDILYNNASAARFGAVSEMSIEDWHYTIRNELDLLFYTTKYAWHHLAEQRGVIINISSTAAWGGSKVAGISAHSAAKGAVVSFTRQLAVEGAPVGIRAVSLSPGFVATPGTRAFLENPEARAALLDGVLMDRPGEPEEVVAMALFVASSEASFITGSDFVIDGGLLAI from the coding sequence ATGGTAGGTCGCTTACAGAACAAGGTTGCGCTGATCACCGGTACTGGCGGTGGGCAGGGCAGGGCAGCCGCGCTGCGTTTCGCTCAGGAAGGCGCCATTGTGGTCGGTTGTGACTTCAATGGGCCGGCGCACGAGGAAACCGCTGCGCTGATGCAGGAGCAGGGTTTGCGCTTATATGGCATGGCTCCGCTGGATCTTGGCGATCACGAACAGGCCAAGGCCTGGATCGACGCCGCCGTGGCCGAGCATGGTCGCATCGACATCCTTTATAACAACGCTTCGGCCGCGCGTTTTGGGGCGGTTAGCGAGATGTCGATCGAGGACTGGCACTACACCATCCGTAATGAGTTGGATCTGCTGTTCTACACCACCAAATACGCTTGGCATCATCTTGCCGAGCAGCGTGGCGTGATTATCAATATTTCATCCACTGCAGCGTGGGGCGGCTCCAAGGTCGCCGGCATCTCGGCTCATTCGGCTGCCAAGGGTGCGGTGGTGTCCTTTACCCGCCAGCTCGCGGTGGAAGGTGCGCCGGTTGGCATACGTGCTGTCAGCCTCAGCCCCGGATTCGTTGCGACGCCCGGTACCCGAGCATTTCTGGAGAATCCGGAAGCGCGTGCAGCGTTGCTAGATGGCGTGCTGATGGACCGTCCCGGTGAGCCCGAAGAGGTGGTCGCCATGGCGCTGTTTGTGGCTTCCAGCGAGGCCTCGTTCATTACCGGGTCGGATTTCGTCATAGACGGCGGGTTGCTCGCAATCTAG